The following proteins are encoded in a genomic region of Papaver somniferum cultivar HN1 unplaced genomic scaffold, ASM357369v1 unplaced-scaffold_10, whole genome shotgun sequence:
- the LOC113326593 gene encoding protein PHYTOCHROME-DEPENDENT LATE-FLOWERING-like isoform X4 codes for MSGLPVITKVSLKMSLENVMKDIPLISDDSWTYGDLLVSVEVESRILKALQPKLCLDPSPMLERLSSEPAPKKLNLGLSGRQKRRSRHMPEVTVASNIQTHGKKVQPDASGDSGTISGDATQSVSNGHVSSNSELSPKSLGLEASLPALPLSANQRKYQQGVDQRVMQDHVSGPAVQASRALPSSRGLTMTHNDGNGGVPSLHEKRERQDAQLEPLSNASKRARQTLVSLDVVPQKGVGSQLETITGPDLFLKNTVFHQPAESRDARYVSPGDQKFSQKVLEGVPNREPFCADQKGLGIGGKDDPRQIEKLDKPEFGRSKRASHAIGMENSQLDPQQGRINQGIPPHPLMTSHFPSPMQRKNLGQLVDKDLRIEDQLHKTKQMQSPRASSGAMESPKSFRSGEILSGWLGPQLGIAASAYGVTQKPTGHSLTTVDGTPSLASNPADSMQRPRQEPTAPRRISNSLSNNQALSGVGSPSVSTTPLSDHSILDKFSKIEMLTQRHQLNCKKKKEDSISVTKPASYSTHLISVCPSDVSNTEELREPNCITQLSKSLVGGSMNICKVRALNFCQNEHKFQGNVVIPRRNRLILAEDESDGTVATQYGIYNNEILDSKELLPALPNTYHADLLAAQFCSLMRREGFQLKDDQIQPIPNVSMHYESSGPGVASKGVSAEMIASQPSFASGAPVNNENSSVNSFQNLLAGPQILPPGDNQPLFSKGLTSSVETPPSSQNLNPQSSAQSHQQNPNLVIQQQQHPQIQRSSMMISTSPVSHMNPIGQNSNVQLANQMMNRHSKLQHQQRQQQQMVLQQQQQQQQQQRVLQQQQQLQMQRNMMSGLVTGMGMGNMRNNMVGLGGLGNVMGTGTIVRGVGVAGISGQTVPMLGLGGMDQNRMTIYHVVNMLDQEVQLGKISQVQATAVLARFMANQNHGSIFGERQSGIAGMSTGQMHPGSNINYIQNTTMGLPQMIPGIMIQQKQAQDLMLQQQQQLRQQQPQPQQQQQQQQPRQQQPPQQQQQVGSPSETVVSSPLVGSPPSAATIQPQLSQQLSPQLQQLSPHQISQQTAMSPQLSSGTMPPLNATAAASTGVGPASPQVIASPVGSITSSPMEVQDTSRSNSASNI; via the exons ATGAGTGGATTGCCAGTTATTACTAAAGTGTCTCTTAAGATGTCGTTGGAGAATGTTATGAAGGACATTCCATTGATCTCGGATGATTCTTGGACTTATGGTGATCTATTAGTAAGTGTA GAAGTTGAGTCTCGAATATTGAAAGCTTTGCAGCCAAAACTTTGTTTAGATCCTTCACCGATGCTAGAAAGGCTCTCTAGTGAACCTGCGCCCAAGAAG CTCAATTTGGGTCTGTCTGGCCGTCAGAAGAGAAGGTCGAGGCATATGCCAGAAGTGACCGTCGCATCCAATATTCAAACACATGGGAAAAAAGTTCAACCTGATGCCTCAGGGGATTCTGGAACTATATCAGGTGATGCTACTCAAAGTGTTTCAAATGGACATGTTTCAAGCAATAGTGAGTTAAGCCCTAAAAGCCTTGGTCTGGAAGCTTCGCTACCAGCATTGCCTTTGTCAGCCAACCAACGCAAGTATCAACAGGGAGTTGACCAAAGAGTTATGCAGGATCATGTATCTGGTCCTGCTGTACAAGCATCAAGAGCATTACCCTCTAGCCGGGGCTTGACGATGACCCATAATGATGGGAATGGTGGTGTTCCTTCTCTGCATGAAAAGAGGGAACGTCAAGATGCTCAATTGGAACCCTTGTCCAATGCAAGTAAGAGAGCTAGGCAAACATTGGTGAGTTTGGATGTTGTTCCACAGAAGGGGGTTGGATCACAGTTGGAGACCATCACAGGTCctgatttattcttgaaaaatacAGTCTTTCATCAACCAGCAGAATCCAGAGATGCACGATATGTCAGTCCTGGGGATCAAAAGTTTTCGCAGAAGGTGCTTGAAGGGGTACCTAATCGAGAGCCCTTTTGTGCAGACCAAAAGGGATTGGGAATTGGAGGGAAGGATGATCCGAGGCAAATAGAGAAATTGGATAAGCCAGAGTTTGGTAGAAGTAAACGTGCATCTCATGCAATAGGGATGGAAAACAGCCAACTTGATCCACAGCAGGGGCGAATAAACCAGGGGATACCGCCGCATCCATTGATGACATCTCATTTCCCTTCTCCGATGCAGCGGAAAAATCTTGGTCAGCTTGTTGACAAAGATCTAAGAATAGAAGATCAATTGCATAAAACGAAACAAATGCAGAGCCCCAGGGCTTCTTCAGGAGCTATGGAATCTCCCAAGTCATTTAGGTCTGGAGAAATCTTAAGTGGTTGGTTAGGACCCCAACTTGGTATTGCAGCTTCTGCTTATGGAGTGACACAAAAACCAACTGGTCATTCTCTCACAACAGTCGACGGGACCCCATCTCTGGCTTCTAATCCAGCTGATTCCATGCAAAGACCGCGACAGGAACCAACGGCCCCAAGACGGATATCAAACTCCCTCTCTAACAATCAAGCATTGAGTGGGGTTGGTTCTCCTTCAGTCAGTACAACACCTTTGTCTGATCACAGTATTCTCGATAAGTTTTCGAAGATTGAAATGCTAACCCAGAG ACATCAACTCAattgcaaaaagaaaaaggaagataGCATCTCCGTTACGAAACCTGCATCATATTCTACTCATTTAATCTCAGTGTGTCCCTCTGATGTCTCTAATACGGAGGAGCTCAGAGAGCCAAACTGCATTACACAACTGTCGAAATCTCTTGTAGGTGGGAGTATGAATATCTGCAAGGTTCGTGCACTAAACTTCTGCCAGAATGAGCATAAATTTCAAG GTAATGTTGTTATCCCTAGACGTAATCGATTAATATTGGCAGAGGATGAAAGTGATGGCACTGTAGCAACCCAGTACGGCATATACAATAATGAAATTTTAGATTCCAAGGAATTATTGCCCGCCTTGCCTAACACG TATCATGCGGATTTGCTTGCTGCGCAATTCTGTTCTCTG ATGCGACGTGAAGGATTTCAACTTAAAGACGATCAAATCCAACCAATTCCAAATGTTTCTATGCATTATGAGTCCAGTGGTCCGGGAGTTGCCTCGAAGGGTGTGTCAGCTGAAATGATTGCTTCTCAGCCATCCTTCGCATCTGGCGCACCAGTTAACAATGAGAATTCATCTGTAAATTCGTTTCAGAATCTGCTTGCTGGTCCACAGATTTTGCCTCCTGGAGACAACCAGCCCTTATTTTCTAAAGGGTTGACGTCAAGTGTTGAAACGCCACCATCATCACAAAATCTGAACCCGCAATCTTCAGCTCAGAGCCATCAACAAAATCCGAATCTCGtgattcaacagcagcaacatccTCAGATCCAGAGATCATCAATGATGATTTCCACAAGTCCTGTCTCTCATATGAATCCTATTGGGCAAAATTCAAATGTGCAGTTGGCTAACCAGATGATGAATAGACACTCAAAGCTCCAGCATCAGCAACGGCAACAGCAGCAGATGGTgctgcaacaacaacagcaacagcaacagcagcagagggtgttgcaacaacaacaacagctgcAAATGCAAAGGAATATGATGTCTGGCCTTGTGACAGGCATGGGTATGGGGAACATGAGAAATAATATGGTTGGTCTTGGTGGCCTCGGCAATGTTATGGGAACAGGTACAATTGTGAGAGGCGTTGGGGTAGCTGGGATTTCAGGACAAACAGTCCCCATGCTTGGCTTAGGTGGCATGGATCAAAATCGAATGACTATATATCACGTTGTGAACATGTTAGATCAGGAAGTTCAGCTGGGAAAGATTTCCCAAGTTCAAGCTACTGCGGTGCTAGCAAGGTTCATGGCGAATCAGAACCATGGCAGCATTTTTGGGGAGCGTCAATCTGGAATTGCGGGTATGTCAACAGGACAGATGCACCCTGGATCTAACATCAACTATATACAGAATACAACCATGGGCCTCCCACAAATGATCCCAGGGATTATGATTCAGCAAAAGCAAGCACAAGATCTGAtgttgcagcagcaacagcaactaaGACAGCAGCAACCACAaccacaacaacagcagcaacaacaacaaccaagacAGCAGCAACcaccacaacagcaacaacaagtaGGGTCTCCATCAGAAACTGTGGTTTCATCACCTCTGGTGGGCTCCCCCCCATCAGCTGCAACAATTCAACCACAACTGTCTCAGCAACTGTCTCCACAGTTGCAGCAATTAAGCCCCCATCAAATCAGCCAACAAACTGCAATGAGTCCTCAGTTAAGTTCGGGTACGATGCCACCACTCAATGCTACTGCTGCTGCCAGTACTGGGGTTGGTCCAGCCAGCCCACAGGTGATCGCATCACCGGTTGGTAGCATCACCAGTTCTCCTATGGAGGTACAAGATACGAGCAGAAGCAATTCTGCAAGCAATATTTAG